A window from Zavarzinia compransoris encodes these proteins:
- a CDS encoding glycosyltransferase family 4 protein, whose protein sequence is MNETGSIAVDLLIESTGGGSARHVLDLFDQLLQRGHSPRLIYSMLRSDSLFQERLSRIDPARAIRLDMSRSPHLTDLLVATRLRKISSQNGRRSQRLLHAHSTKAGFIASMVHQSYAATIFTPHAYRGMDPTLSPMKRCALATAEHIISRSHNNVIAVSPDEEKYALRIGVRRGRLACIPNGVDPSLILQKAEAGRVARCKPGIVLGFVGRLAYQKNPLTFLECVKLVHRQQPHTRGVLFGDGPMDGQVRSFIATNGLGEIIDCPGQIDFVSRLHDIDIMVHTSRYESLPYVFLEACAVGMPIVSVRNAGSETIFPESRRLIGAPSDAKAIAADILRMMESEDAMKAARKESLDAVKRFSITVMVDAIEKIYRANLGATF, encoded by the coding sequence GTGAACGAGACTGGTAGCATTGCTGTAGATCTCTTGATCGAGAGCACGGGCGGCGGATCAGCGCGACATGTCCTGGACTTGTTCGACCAACTTCTACAGCGAGGCCACAGCCCCAGATTGATATATTCCATGCTGCGGAGTGATAGTCTATTCCAGGAAAGGCTTTCACGAATTGATCCCGCGCGAGCCATTAGACTGGACATGTCGCGTTCCCCGCACCTTACGGATCTACTCGTCGCGACGCGATTGAGAAAAATTTCCAGTCAGAACGGAAGGCGGTCCCAGAGACTACTGCACGCTCACTCAACCAAGGCTGGCTTCATCGCAAGCATGGTGCACCAGTCCTACGCCGCGACCATTTTCACACCGCATGCCTATCGCGGCATGGATCCAACGCTGAGTCCGATGAAGCGTTGCGCACTTGCGACCGCAGAGCACATCATCAGCCGCTCTCACAACAATGTCATCGCGGTCTCACCGGACGAAGAGAAATATGCCCTCCGGATTGGCGTTCGTCGGGGCCGCCTTGCCTGTATCCCGAACGGCGTTGATCCGTCCCTGATCTTACAAAAAGCGGAGGCCGGCCGGGTAGCGCGATGCAAACCAGGCATTGTTCTTGGCTTCGTTGGGCGCCTCGCCTACCAGAAAAACCCTCTCACTTTCCTGGAGTGCGTCAAGTTGGTTCACCGCCAGCAACCTCACACCAGGGGAGTACTATTCGGCGACGGACCGATGGATGGGCAAGTGAGATCCTTCATCGCCACAAACGGGCTTGGAGAAATCATCGATTGCCCAGGCCAAATTGATTTCGTCAGTCGTCTCCATGACATCGACATCATGGTTCATACGAGCCGATACGAGTCCTTACCTTACGTTTTTCTTGAAGCGTGCGCAGTCGGCATGCCGATAGTCAGTGTTCGCAATGCAGGCTCCGAGACAATTTTTCCAGAGTCTCGTCGACTCATCGGCGCCCCTTCTGATGCTAAAGCGATTGCTGCCGACATCCTCAGGATGATGGAATCAGAGGACGCTATGAAAGCGGCCCGAAAAGAATCCCTGGATGCGGTCAAGCGCTTCTCGATCACCGTGATGGTAGATGCAATCGAAAAGATTT
- a CDS encoding glycosyltransferase family 4 protein: protein MTKNTHSSTSILVNARVLGVPSNGQKRVAQEIINRLSDIELARPISASGARGHLWEQVTLPLRAKGRRLWSPSTSGPICHPNHIVTVHDIAFVDGPQWFSSSFARLYDFIVARHVSRASHIVVVSNFTRGRLIEHYGARPDRVTTISSGVTKQFHRRTNEAVHEAQMRLGIPACAYLVAFLGSDPRKNTGSIIRAWQAVSNLQPEAKLVTFGQASNLRVFSNVRIRTEDPTIINVGPISDDDLACLYSGAAGFVFPSLYEGFGLPVIEATACGCRVITSNVTSLPEVSPPDALLIDPSNNGELADAMVQVLGVEDTPLARQSRIAFSARFDWDLAATRYQQVFREYFS from the coding sequence ATGACAAAAAATACGCATTCTTCCACATCCATTCTCGTCAATGCCCGCGTCCTCGGCGTTCCATCAAACGGACAAAAGCGGGTCGCGCAGGAAATCATCAATCGACTATCCGACATAGAGCTTGCGCGCCCGATATCAGCTTCGGGTGCACGTGGCCATCTCTGGGAACAAGTTACCTTGCCGTTGCGCGCAAAGGGCAGGAGGCTGTGGAGCCCTTCGACGTCGGGGCCGATCTGTCATCCGAACCATATCGTTACCGTGCACGATATTGCTTTCGTAGATGGCCCCCAATGGTTCTCGAGCAGCTTTGCAAGGCTCTATGATTTCATTGTCGCACGGCATGTCAGCCGCGCCTCACATATCGTTGTCGTTTCAAACTTTACCCGCGGACGTCTGATCGAGCACTATGGCGCTCGTCCCGATAGGGTCACGACAATTTCTTCAGGTGTTACAAAGCAATTTCACCGGCGAACGAATGAGGCCGTTCACGAAGCTCAAATGCGGCTGGGCATTCCAGCTTGTGCTTATCTTGTGGCTTTTCTTGGCTCAGATCCTCGGAAAAACACCGGAAGCATAATAAGGGCTTGGCAAGCGGTCTCAAATTTACAACCGGAAGCAAAACTGGTTACTTTCGGACAAGCGTCGAACCTCCGCGTCTTTTCAAATGTTCGAATACGGACTGAAGATCCCACAATCATCAACGTTGGGCCTATTTCGGACGACGATCTCGCTTGCCTCTATTCTGGTGCGGCAGGTTTTGTCTTTCCCTCCCTCTATGAGGGGTTTGGGTTGCCAGTTATCGAGGCAACCGCCTGCGGCTGTAGGGTAATAACATCCAACGTTACATCCCTGCCAGAGGTCAGCCCGCCCGACGCACTGCTGATAGATCCTTCCAACAATGGCGAACTGGCCGATGCCATGGTACAGGTATTGGGCGTCGAGGATACCCCCCTCGCGCGGCAGTCGCGGATTGCGTTCAGCGCCAGATTTGATTGGGACTTGGCCGCCACTCGCTATCAGCAGGTCTTCAGGGAGTATTTCTCGTGA
- a CDS encoding O-antigen ligase family protein gives MEPTLVGVLVIALGFFAIFGDAYRTVTIAMLLTLLGSSAAVNLPALGGASVLAAPLFTGFVVLRLLLQRHRRFGLLSALAPSSPGFWLLLAIAYGIFAAFIIAPLFYGDIWVYPISRDSQSASLFSIQQLEFSSGNITQTVYAVGQVLLFAGVSTTVANASLRSRGKILDTLVLLGFFHVLTSLLDLATFHTGTSFLLDWLRSANYITWQASTVAGLKRISGLFPEASMYSIYSMAISGILMSLYLHGYRLRITRPLFISTICLLLISTSSTAYISIVVALFLVIFAGIYKFLARQETTFLRLVFGIMLTLSFTYLTIDAFAPKVLDQVAMVIDEMLLSKMDSDSGASRSRLNSSAFSNFLDTMGLGIGIGSVRTSSFVFTLLSNLGLLGTLAYALFIRGIVVAPQGQTEANVILMRACRFGMLGMLIGASVSLHVFELGSLFYILAALSLPQQSERGLNRTAGNWTPAERRRHMAQARDLRALAHRQPVEGKR, from the coding sequence ATGGAACCAACGCTGGTTGGCGTGCTGGTAATCGCCCTTGGCTTCTTTGCCATATTCGGTGACGCTTACAGAACCGTCACAATAGCCATGCTGCTGACACTTCTCGGCAGCAGCGCTGCAGTCAACCTGCCAGCCCTTGGTGGCGCATCGGTACTGGCAGCACCGCTCTTTACCGGCTTTGTCGTACTGAGACTATTGCTCCAACGGCATCGAAGATTCGGCCTTCTATCTGCACTTGCGCCCTCGTCTCCAGGGTTCTGGCTGCTGTTGGCCATCGCTTATGGCATCTTCGCCGCGTTCATCATCGCGCCACTGTTTTATGGGGATATTTGGGTATATCCAATTTCGCGCGATAGCCAATCCGCCTCCCTGTTCTCCATTCAGCAGCTAGAATTCAGCTCAGGCAACATTACTCAGACAGTATACGCAGTCGGACAAGTTTTGCTTTTTGCCGGGGTATCTACGACTGTTGCGAATGCTTCCCTCAGAAGCCGTGGTAAGATTCTTGATACTTTAGTGCTATTGGGTTTCTTTCATGTCCTCACGTCATTGCTCGATTTGGCCACCTTCCACACAGGAACGAGCTTTCTTCTGGACTGGCTGAGATCTGCCAACTACATAACCTGGCAGGCTAGCACAGTCGCAGGATTGAAACGAATCAGCGGACTGTTTCCAGAAGCTTCCATGTATTCAATCTATTCGATGGCCATCAGCGGTATTTTAATGAGCCTTTATCTTCATGGCTACAGACTGCGAATAACAAGACCGCTATTCATTTCGACTATTTGTCTTTTGTTGATTTCAACATCAAGTACCGCGTACATCTCGATAGTGGTGGCATTATTTCTTGTTATATTCGCAGGAATTTACAAATTTTTAGCCCGGCAAGAGACAACTTTCCTGAGGCTGGTCTTCGGGATCATGCTTACATTGTCATTCACCTACCTCACCATTGACGCTTTCGCGCCAAAAGTGCTGGATCAAGTAGCCATGGTAATTGACGAGATGCTGCTATCGAAAATGGATTCGGATTCGGGTGCGAGCCGCAGCCGCCTGAATAGCAGTGCATTTTCCAATTTTCTAGATACCATGGGGCTAGGAATAGGTATCGGGAGTGTCCGAACATCGAGCTTTGTTTTCACATTGCTCTCGAACTTGGGCCTCCTTGGCACACTCGCATATGCCCTGTTCATTCGCGGTATTGTCGTAGCCCCCCAAGGTCAAACGGAAGCCAATGTAATTCTGATGAGAGCCTGTCGTTTCGGAATGCTGGGTATGCTTATCGGGGCGTCCGTCTCACTGCATGTGTTCGAACTGGGGTCCTTATTCTATATTCTGGCTGCGCTCTCGCTTCCCCAACAATCGGAGCGCGGATTGAATCGCACAGCCGGCAATTGGACTCCGGCGGAGCGTCGGCGTCATATGGCTCAGGCAAGAGATTTACGCGCCCTCGCGCATCGCCAGCCTGTCGAGGGGAAGAGATGA
- a CDS encoding acyltransferase family protein → MIERNPGLDTSRGIAMLLVVIGHNPILADMSPTLINFIFLFHVAAFFFISGFLIKPDGVDFNKLFFRIIAPFLLFGAALSLVKALVRKEDALLAFIGVLWGTGATSSSSQLWFLPALFLTLLSAQWIVGRWQRNLGLMAKCIDLAIILLLAYGALQLPDPPVEMLRRPGVAGSLGWIWNIDLVPVALLFCLVGHLVASNRLLAHVPMWALLVISILATVSVFILGARTDLNMRVMSPYLLAMIGGVAGAIMVLMLGQLVASTEILASFLTRVGRHTMSILLFHILFQNAALNILGRLAPHPSSSVALTGATVGVAAGLLCPMVGAMILDHYMPILRRILQQKG, encoded by the coding sequence CGCGGCATTGCGATGCTTCTAGTGGTCATTGGACACAACCCAATTCTTGCTGACATGTCACCTACTTTAATTAATTTTATATTTTTATTCCATGTTGCGGCATTTTTTTTTATCAGCGGTTTCCTTATTAAGCCAGATGGCGTAGATTTTAATAAATTATTCTTTAGAATTATTGCTCCTTTTCTTCTATTCGGCGCGGCTCTCTCGCTTGTAAAAGCCCTGGTACGTAAAGAGGATGCGCTGCTTGCGTTTATCGGGGTGCTCTGGGGTACGGGGGCAACGTCGTCATCGTCTCAACTCTGGTTCCTGCCCGCTCTTTTCCTCACGCTCCTGTCAGCTCAATGGATTGTTGGGAGATGGCAGCGAAATCTAGGCTTGATGGCCAAATGTATTGATCTGGCCATAATCTTGCTGCTGGCGTATGGCGCGTTGCAATTGCCTGATCCGCCAGTCGAGATGCTGCGCCGACCGGGGGTCGCAGGATCGCTTGGCTGGATCTGGAACATTGACCTTGTTCCGGTAGCCCTACTCTTTTGCCTCGTAGGGCACTTGGTTGCCAGCAATCGTCTATTGGCGCATGTCCCGATGTGGGCGCTTCTTGTCATTTCCATTCTCGCAACTGTCAGTGTATTCATTTTGGGGGCGCGCACGGACCTCAACATGCGCGTGATGTCCCCCTACCTGCTTGCAATGATCGGCGGAGTTGCTGGAGCCATTATGGTCCTGATGCTGGGACAGTTGGTAGCGTCCACGGAGATACTCGCCTCTTTTCTAACGCGTGTCGGCCGCCACACCATGAGCATCCTCCTGTTCCATATTCTCTTTCAAAATGCAGCCCTAAATATTCTTGGCCGTCTGGCCCCACACCCTTCATCCAGCGTAGCGCTGACCGGAGCTACAGTGGGAGTCGCTGCCGGATTGTTGTGTCCCATGGTGGGAGCCATGATTCTCGATCACTATATGCCTATTCTCCGTCGAATCCTGCAGCAGAAGGGGTAG